From a region of the Myroides sp. JBRI-B21084 genome:
- a CDS encoding c-type cytochrome — translation MKTLYKIVALAAVSTLATSCFNKEKPNYQLFPNMYESVAYETYSESSAFKNGKEGQIPAQGSIKRGFMPEEYANTPEGLALAKANLKSPLDSLSAGDMEKAKVLFTTYCAICHGEAGDGKGNLVKREKFLGVPSYAERELTEGGIYHVVTYGLNSMGSHKNQLTQHERWLVSAYVLKLKSEL, via the coding sequence ATGAAGACTTTATATAAAATAGTTGCGTTGGCAGCAGTTTCAACATTAGCTACATCTTGTTTTAATAAGGAAAAACCTAATTATCAGTTATTTCCTAACATGTACGAGTCTGTAGCATACGAAACGTATTCTGAATCAAGCGCATTTAAAAACGGAAAAGAAGGTCAAATTCCCGCTCAAGGATCAATTAAGCGTGGATTTATGCCTGAAGAGTATGCAAACACACCAGAAGGTTTAGCTTTAGCAAAAGCCAATTTAAAATCGCCTTTAGATTCTTTAAGCGCTGGCGATATGGAAAAAGCTAAAGTATTGTTTACAACTTATTGTGCAATTTGCCACGGTGAAGCAGGAGACGGAAAAGGTAATTTAGTTAAAAGAGAAAAATTCCTGGGAGTACCAAGTTATGCTGAACGTGAGTTAACAGAAGGTGGTATTTATCACGTTGTTACTTACGGATTAAATTCAATGGGTTCACATAAAAACCAATTAACACAACATGAAAGATGGTTAGTTAGTGCTTATGTACTTAAATTGAAATCGGAATTATAA
- the nadB gene encoding L-aspartate oxidase, with the protein MQTHYLIIGSGIAGLSVAVKLAEQFVDRKIVIVSKDKGEESNTNYAQGGIAVVIDRVKDNFEQHIKDTLTCGDGLCDKKVVESVVKNAPNQLQELISWGAQFDREENGTFDLAKEGGHSTNRVVHHKDETGKEIERAVLLEARLKKNIIFLEHHFAVDLMVKNNICLGASILNKKNKQQFVINAGFTILATGGVGQIYQTTTNSTVATGDGIAMAIRAKAKVCDMEFIQFHPTAFFSKSKPTFLISEAVRGFGAFLKNKNGYRFMFDYDSRGELASRDIVSRSIITEMYKTNAECVFLDATHLDKHSFQKHFPAIYKYCLQQGIDVFRNYIPVVPTQHYICGGITVDTNGQTSVLNLFACGECAHTGLHGANRLASNSLLEAVVYAQFIFNYLKEKELPDEHYTNVRFKVDRPKISETIMKINTADLNAMVQNNVGIVRNQKQLQNTLLQLKFWRNECNELLQRYQPTADFMEFYNKVIVAHEIVTASIKRTNNKGCFYKA; encoded by the coding sequence ATGCAAACCCATTATTTAATTATTGGTTCAGGAATAGCAGGTTTGTCGGTTGCGGTTAAACTTGCTGAACAATTTGTTGATCGTAAAATTGTTATAGTTTCAAAGGATAAAGGTGAAGAATCGAATACAAATTATGCCCAAGGGGGTATTGCAGTTGTAATAGATCGTGTAAAAGATAATTTTGAACAGCACATTAAAGATACTTTAACTTGTGGTGATGGTTTATGTGATAAAAAAGTAGTTGAGTCCGTAGTGAAAAATGCACCTAATCAATTGCAAGAATTAATTTCATGGGGTGCACAATTTGATCGGGAAGAAAACGGAACATTTGATTTAGCTAAAGAAGGTGGTCATTCAACAAATCGGGTGGTTCACCACAAAGACGAAACAGGTAAAGAAATTGAACGAGCAGTGTTACTTGAAGCGCGACTAAAAAAAAATATTATTTTTTTAGAGCATCATTTTGCGGTTGATTTAATGGTTAAAAACAATATTTGCTTAGGAGCTTCAATTTTAAATAAAAAAAACAAGCAACAGTTTGTTATAAATGCAGGTTTTACCATTTTAGCAACAGGAGGTGTTGGACAGATTTACCAAACAACTACAAATTCAACTGTTGCTACTGGCGATGGTATTGCAATGGCAATAAGGGCAAAAGCAAAAGTTTGCGATATGGAATTTATTCAATTTCATCCAACGGCGTTTTTTTCTAAATCAAAACCTACCTTTTTAATTTCCGAAGCTGTTCGCGGTTTTGGCGCATTTTTAAAAAATAAAAATGGTTACAGGTTTATGTTTGATTATGATTCTCGTGGAGAATTAGCATCTCGAGATATTGTTTCAAGAAGTATAATAACCGAAATGTATAAAACAAATGCTGAATGTGTGTTTTTAGATGCCACTCATTTAGATAAACACAGTTTCCAAAAACATTTCCCTGCTATTTATAAATATTGTTTACAACAAGGTATTGATGTTTTTAGAAATTATATTCCGGTAGTACCTACGCAGCATTACATTTGTGGTGGCATTACTGTTGATACCAACGGACAAACTTCGGTGCTTAATTTATTTGCATGTGGCGAATGTGCACATACAGGCTTGCATGGTGCAAATCGTTTAGCGTCGAATTCATTGTTAGAAGCTGTGGTTTATGCGCAGTTTATTTTTAATTATTTAAAAGAAAAAGAATTACCCGATGAACATTATACAAATGTGCGTTTTAAGGTAGATCGGCCAAAAATATCAGAAACGATTATGAAAATTAATACGGCCGATTTAAATGCAATGGTTCAAAATAATGTAGGAATTGTGCGTAATCAAAAACAATTACAAAATACGTTGCTACAATTAAAATTTTGGAGAAACGAATGTAATGAACTTTTACAAAGATATCAGCCTACTGCAGATTTTATGGAGTTTTACAACAAAGTAATTGTGGCACATGAAATTGTAACTGCATCAATTAAACGTACCAACAATAAAGGATGTTTTTATAAGGCGTAA
- a CDS encoding DUF3341 domain-containing protein translates to MSTKVIHVLYNDDDVLMDAVKTTRAAHHHIEEVYTPFPVHGLDKAMGLKPTRLAICAFIYGLCGLSFATFMMNFIMIQDWPQDIGGKPSFSYIQNMPSFVPIMFELTVFFAAHLMVITFFLRSRLWPFKKAENPDVRTTDDHFLMEVALHGNEEEAVAFFKNTGAVEVKVIDKH, encoded by the coding sequence ATGAGTACAAAAGTTATACACGTATTATACAATGATGATGATGTATTAATGGATGCAGTAAAAACAACTCGCGCTGCACATCATCATATCGAAGAGGTTTATACACCTTTTCCTGTACACGGCTTAGATAAAGCTATGGGATTAAAACCAACACGCTTAGCTATCTGTGCATTTATCTATGGTTTATGTGGTTTATCTTTCGCTACCTTTATGATGAATTTTATCATGATACAGGATTGGCCGCAAGATATTGGTGGAAAACCTAGTTTTAGTTATATTCAAAATATGCCTTCATTTGTGCCTATTATGTTTGAATTAACAGTTTTCTTTGCAGCCCATTTAATGGTTATTACTTTCTTTTTAAGAAGTAGATTATGGCCATTTAAAAAAGCTGAAAACCCTGATGTTAGAACAACAGACGACCATTTTTTAATGGAAGTTGCTTTACACGGGAACGAAGAAGAAGCTGTAGCATTCTTTAAAAATACTGGTGCAGTAGAAGTTAAAGTAATCGATAAACATTAG
- a CDS encoding TAT-variant-translocated molybdopterin oxidoreductase, whose amino-acid sequence MASNKKYWKSVEELNENSSIVERLRNNEFVEEIPTEDFLGDKNALSSSSTSRRDFLKYVGFSTAAASLAACEGPVKKSIPYVFQPEEIIPGIADYYATTVADGFDFVNVLIKTREGRPIKVENNFMENALTGANARVHASVLSLYDSLRLKQPKINSKEASWADVDQKIKASLTSATGQIVLLTNTMASPSTDKLIAEFKTAYPTAKHIVYDAIGADAALDAYQQAYGQRALADYNFGKADVIVSVGADFLGDWQGGGYDGDYAKGRVPKNGKMSKHIQLEANMSLSGANADKRIPLTVAEQKLALVKIYNIVSGNAVSVANTAADAEVVKAAQQLKAAGSTGVLVSGLDDVNAQLLVFAINQALGSVAFNPAQPKYVRGGNNKEVAQLVKDMNAGAVHTLIMSGVNPVYTLANGAAFAEGLKKVKLSASFTLREDETATLTTIAAAAPHYLESWGDVQVRKGHYSITQPTIRPLFETKQFQEGLLTWLGKTESYYDYLKAAGTAYTNGKTWNQLVHDGFVATEITGTATASADFSTAATTLAATKKAAGLELVLYSKTGMGDGQQANNPWLQEFPDPITRVSWDNYLTVSKADAEALGIENFNVANGGLNGSYVTLKVGTTVLENVPAFIQPGQAKGTVGLAFGYGRKSALKEEMQVGVNAYKLYNDFNNTQIVSIEKASGEHEFACVQLQRTLMGRGDIVKDTTLEIFNTKDAKVWNEKPHVSLDHQTVEASTVDIWESFDRSVGHHFNLSIDLNSCTGCGACVIACHAENNVPVVGKDEVRRSRDMHWLRIDRYYSSEDTFAEDVTTKKSAHGLMNSIETFGGLEHPADNPQVVFQPVMCQHCNHAPCETVCPVAATSHGRQGQNHMAYNRCVGTRYCANNCPYKVRRFNWFLYSQNDAFNYHMNDDLGRMVLNPDVNVRSRGVMEKCSMCIQMTQATILKAKREGRAVNANEFEVACSAACSSGSMKFGDLNDKESEVAKLYEDDRRYHLLEHVGTKPNVFYHVKVRNV is encoded by the coding sequence ATGGCATCAAACAAAAAATACTGGAAAAGTGTTGAGGAGCTTAACGAGAACAGTTCTATTGTTGAGAGGCTAAGAAACAATGAGTTTGTTGAAGAAATTCCAACAGAGGATTTTCTTGGAGATAAAAACGCCTTGTCTTCTTCTTCAACATCTCGTAGAGACTTTTTGAAATACGTTGGTTTTTCTACAGCTGCAGCTTCTTTAGCAGCATGTGAAGGGCCGGTTAAAAAGTCTATTCCTTATGTATTCCAACCAGAAGAAATTATCCCTGGAATTGCAGATTACTATGCAACTACAGTGGCTGATGGTTTTGATTTCGTTAACGTGTTAATTAAAACACGTGAAGGTCGTCCTATTAAAGTAGAGAATAACTTTATGGAGAATGCATTAACAGGTGCAAATGCGCGTGTTCATGCTTCTGTATTGTCTTTATATGATAGTTTACGCTTAAAGCAACCTAAAATTAACAGTAAGGAAGCTTCATGGGCAGATGTTGATCAAAAAATAAAAGCAAGCTTAACAAGTGCAACAGGACAAATTGTTTTGTTAACAAACACTATGGCTTCGCCTTCAACAGATAAATTAATTGCAGAATTTAAAACTGCGTACCCAACAGCAAAACATATTGTTTACGACGCAATTGGTGCTGATGCGGCTTTAGATGCTTACCAACAAGCTTACGGTCAACGCGCTTTAGCTGATTATAACTTTGGTAAAGCTGATGTAATTGTTTCTGTAGGTGCTGATTTCTTAGGAGATTGGCAAGGTGGAGGATATGATGGCGATTACGCTAAAGGCCGTGTTCCTAAAAATGGGAAAATGTCTAAACATATCCAGTTAGAGGCTAATATGTCTTTATCAGGTGCAAATGCTGATAAACGTATTCCTTTAACAGTTGCTGAACAAAAATTAGCATTAGTTAAAATTTATAACATAGTTTCCGGTAATGCTGTAAGTGTTGCTAACACTGCTGCCGATGCAGAAGTTGTTAAAGCTGCACAACAATTAAAGGCTGCTGGTAGCACAGGTGTCTTAGTGTCGGGATTAGACGATGTTAACGCACAATTATTAGTTTTCGCAATTAACCAAGCGTTAGGTTCGGTAGCATTTAATCCTGCACAACCTAAATACGTTCGCGGAGGTAATAATAAAGAAGTTGCTCAATTAGTAAAAGATATGAACGCTGGTGCTGTACACACTTTAATTATGAGTGGTGTGAACCCAGTTTATACTTTAGCTAACGGTGCTGCTTTTGCAGAAGGTTTAAAAAAGGTTAAATTATCAGCTTCGTTTACTTTACGTGAAGATGAAACAGCTACTTTAACTACTATTGCTGCCGCTGCACCACATTATTTAGAATCATGGGGTGATGTTCAAGTACGTAAAGGTCACTATTCTATTACACAACCAACTATTCGTCCGTTATTTGAAACTAAACAGTTTCAAGAAGGTTTATTAACTTGGTTAGGTAAAACTGAAAGTTACTACGATTACTTAAAAGCTGCTGGTACAGCCTATACAAATGGTAAAACGTGGAATCAATTAGTTCACGATGGTTTTGTAGCTACCGAAATTACTGGGACTGCTACAGCTTCAGCTGATTTTTCTACTGCTGCAACTACATTAGCTGCAACTAAAAAAGCTGCCGGTTTAGAATTAGTTTTATATTCTAAAACAGGTATGGGTGATGGTCAACAAGCAAACAACCCATGGTTACAAGAGTTCCCAGATCCTATCACACGTGTTTCTTGGGATAACTATTTAACAGTTTCTAAAGCCGATGCTGAAGCGTTAGGAATTGAAAACTTTAACGTTGCTAACGGTGGTTTAAACGGTTCTTATGTTACTTTAAAAGTAGGTACTACTGTTTTAGAAAATGTTCCAGCATTTATTCAACCGGGTCAAGCTAAAGGAACAGTTGGTTTAGCGTTTGGTTACGGACGTAAATCAGCTTTAAAAGAAGAAATGCAAGTAGGTGTTAACGCTTACAAATTATACAACGATTTCAATAATACTCAAATTGTTTCTATTGAAAAAGCTTCAGGCGAGCACGAATTTGCTTGTGTGCAGTTACAAAGAACTTTAATGGGTCGTGGCGATATCGTAAAAGATACTACTTTAGAAATTTTTAATACAAAAGATGCTAAAGTATGGAATGAAAAGCCACATGTATCATTAGATCACCAAACAGTTGAGGCTTCAACAGTTGATATTTGGGAATCTTTTGATCGTTCTGTTGGTCATCATTTCAATTTATCAATCGACTTGAATTCATGTACAGGTTGTGGAGCGTGTGTTATTGCATGTCATGCAGAAAACAACGTACCAGTGGTTGGTAAAGATGAAGTAAGAAGATCACGCGATATGCACTGGTTACGTATCGATAGATACTATTCTTCAGAAGATACGTTTGCAGAAGACGTAACTACTAAGAAAAGTGCACATGGTTTAATGAATAGTATTGAAACTTTTGGTGGATTAGAGCATCCTGCAGATAATCCTCAAGTAGTTTTCCAACCAGTAATGTGTCAGCACTGTAACCACGCACCATGTGAAACAGTTTGTCCAGTTGCTGCTACATCTCACGGTCGTCAAGGTCAAAACCATATGGCATACAACCGTTGTGTGGGTACTCGTTACTGTGCTAACAACTGTCCGTATAAAGTACGTCGTTTCAACTGGTTCTTATACAGCCAAAACGATGCGTTTAATTATCACATGAACGATGATTTAGGACGTATGGTATTAAATCCAGATGTTAATGTACGTTCACGTGGGGTTATGGAAAAATGTTCAATGTGTATCCAAATGACACAAGCAACTATCTTAAAAGCAAAACGCGAAGGACGTGCAGTAAATGCAAATGAATTCGAAGTTGCTTGTTCGGCAGCTTGTTCTTCAGGATCGATGAAATTTGGTGACTTAAATGATAAAGAATCTGAAGTTGCTAAATTATACGAAGACGATAGAAGATATCATTTGTTAGAGCATGTTGGAACAAAACCAAATGTGTTTTACCACGTTAAAGTAAGAAATGTATAA
- a CDS encoding SPOR domain-containing protein encodes MNNLRSYKVFFILILTFLFQQKSFSQVTVIENSDQKVIDLLLERKMSLNNQFSIYTNYSLQLKNGLKEEAEQVYKDFITKYPEIDATIIYANPKFKVVVGNYKNKIEAENLLKKIGSEYPEALLVKLKR; translated from the coding sequence ATGAATAATTTAAGAAGTTATAAAGTTTTTTTTATACTTATTTTAACATTTTTGTTTCAGCAAAAAAGTTTTTCACAAGTTACGGTTATCGAAAATAGCGATCAAAAAGTTATTGATCTATTGTTAGAACGCAAAATGAGTTTAAACAATCAATTTTCTATATATACCAATTACTCATTACAGCTTAAAAATGGTTTGAAAGAGGAAGCTGAACAAGTTTATAAAGATTTTATAACAAAATATCCAGAAATTGACGCTACTATTATATATGCCAACCCTAAATTTAAAGTTGTAGTTGGCAATTATAAAAACAAAATTGAAGCTGAGAATTTGTTAAAAAAAATAGGTAGTGAATACCCAGAAGCTTTACTTGTGAAACTTAAAAGATAA
- a CDS encoding c-type cytochrome, giving the protein MKKVGNHNSFSRILFLCLTFVLTLSTGTFAQDAAKGKELFNANCAACHKLDANSTGPALRGVAERRSTDWLHKWIKNSSGLIKSGDADAVKLFNEWNKVPMNSFPNLSDEDIDNIVAYTSEPKPEEKAAVPAAGAAGAQANGGVSEMIVLGGLIVVLAMLVVMLIMVRRVLNKIADKNNLTVSETKSLPIWKAFVKNQFLVITSVIVMLLAGAYFAFGYMMQIGVDQNYEPIQPIHFSHKIHAGENGIDCKYCHSSARTSKTSGIPSMNVCMNCHKNITEFTGSPDSTYVDYSKEFYTAEIKKIYDAVGWDPAKQAYTGEEKPVKWVRIHNLPDFVYFNHSQHVSVAGLECQTCHGPVETMEIMKQFSPLTMGWCVNCHRETEVNVKGNEYYAKIHEELSKKYGVEKLTAAQLGGLECGKCHY; this is encoded by the coding sequence ATGAAAAAAGTGGGTAACCATAATTCGTTTTCAAGGATTCTTTTCTTGTGTTTAACATTTGTGTTAACATTATCTACAGGAACTTTTGCGCAAGATGCAGCAAAAGGTAAAGAGTTATTTAATGCAAACTGTGCAGCTTGTCACAAGCTTGACGCTAATTCTACAGGACCTGCTTTAAGAGGGGTAGCAGAGCGTCGATCTACTGATTGGTTGCATAAATGGATTAAAAACAGTTCAGGTTTAATTAAATCTGGTGATGCTGATGCTGTTAAATTGTTTAATGAGTGGAACAAAGTTCCAATGAACTCGTTTCCTAATTTGTCAGATGAAGATATTGATAATATCGTAGCGTATACATCAGAGCCAAAACCAGAAGAAAAAGCTGCAGTTCCAGCTGCTGGTGCCGCAGGTGCACAAGCAAATGGTGGTGTTTCTGAAATGATTGTTTTAGGTGGTTTAATTGTTGTTCTTGCAATGTTAGTTGTAATGCTAATAATGGTAAGACGTGTGTTGAACAAAATTGCCGATAAAAACAATTTAACAGTTAGTGAAACAAAATCATTACCAATTTGGAAGGCTTTTGTTAAAAATCAATTCTTAGTAATTACTTCGGTAATTGTGATGTTATTGGCAGGTGCTTATTTTGCATTTGGTTATATGATGCAAATAGGTGTTGATCAAAACTACGAGCCAATTCAGCCAATTCACTTCTCACACAAAATTCACGCAGGTGAAAACGGTATCGATTGTAAATACTGTCACTCTTCTGCTAGAACTTCAAAAACTTCGGGAATTCCTTCTATGAACGTTTGTATGAACTGTCATAAAAATATTACCGAATTTACAGGAAGTCCAGATTCTACATATGTAGATTATAGTAAAGAATTTTACACAGCTGAAATTAAGAAAATTTACGATGCTGTTGGATGGGATCCTGCTAAACAAGCTTATACAGGTGAAGAAAAACCAGTTAAATGGGTTCGTATTCATAATTTACCTGATTTTGTGTACTTTAACCACTCACAGCACGTTTCGGTTGCAGGTTTAGAATGTCAAACTTGTCACGGACCAGTTGAAACTATGGAGATTATGAAACAATTCTCTCCGTTAACAATGGGATGGTGTGTGAACTGTCACCGTGAAACAGAAGTAAACGTAAAAGGTAACGAGTACTACGCTAAAATTCACGAAGAATTATCTAAAAAATATGGTGTTGAGAAATTAACAGCAGCACAATTAGGTGGTTTAGAGTGTGGTAAATGTCACTATTAA
- the nrfD gene encoding NrfD/PsrC family molybdoenzyme membrane anchor subunit, which yields MSSHYEAPIRKPLVIGDKTYHDVTVDVARPVEGRANKQWWTVFTIALIAFLWGAGCMVYTIGTGIGTWGLNKTVGWAWDITNFVWWVGIGHAGTLISAVLLLFRQKWRMAINRSAEAMTIFSVVQAGLFPIIHMGRPWLAYWVLPMPNQFGSLWVNFNSPLLWDVFAISTYLSVSLVFWWTGLLPDFAMLRDRAVTPFAKRIYSTLSFGWSGRAKDWQRFEEVSLVLAGLATPLVLSVHTIVSFDFATSVIPGWHTTILPPYFVAGAIFSGFAMVNTLLIIMRKVVNLEEYITIQHIELMNIIIMITGSVVGIAYITELWVAWYSGVEYEQYAFLNRATGPYWWSYWLMMTCNVISPQVMWFKKIRTSILGSFIISIVVNIGMWFERFVIIVTSLHRDYLPSSWTMFQPTFVDAGIYIGTIGFFFVLFLLYSRSFPVIAQAEVKTILKSSGDNHKRDRENGHHSHNH from the coding sequence ATGTCGTCACATTACGAAGCACCCATTAGAAAACCTTTAGTTATTGGTGATAAAACTTATCACGATGTAACGGTAGATGTTGCTAGACCTGTTGAAGGACGTGCTAATAAACAATGGTGGACTGTTTTCACAATTGCTTTAATTGCATTTCTTTGGGGAGCTGGTTGTATGGTATATACAATTGGTACAGGTATTGGTACATGGGGATTAAATAAAACTGTAGGATGGGCTTGGGATATCACCAACTTTGTTTGGTGGGTAGGTATTGGTCACGCTGGTACATTAATCTCGGCTGTATTATTATTATTCCGTCAGAAATGGAGAATGGCTATTAACCGTTCTGCAGAAGCTATGACAATCTTCTCGGTAGTGCAAGCAGGTTTGTTCCCTATTATTCACATGGGACGCCCTTGGTTAGCTTACTGGGTATTGCCTATGCCAAACCAATTTGGATCGTTATGGGTTAACTTTAACTCACCATTATTATGGGACGTATTTGCAATTTCAACATATTTATCTGTATCATTAGTTTTCTGGTGGACAGGTTTATTACCAGATTTTGCAATGTTACGTGATAGAGCTGTTACACCATTTGCAAAAAGAATTTATTCAACTTTATCATTCGGATGGAGTGGACGTGCAAAAGATTGGCAACGTTTTGAAGAAGTATCATTGGTATTAGCTGGTTTAGCTACACCGTTAGTACTTTCTGTACACACTATTGTATCTTTTGACTTTGCTACGTCGGTAATTCCAGGTTGGCATACAACCATCTTACCGCCGTATTTCGTTGCGGGTGCTATCTTCTCTGGTTTCGCCATGGTAAACACTTTGTTAATCATTATGCGTAAAGTTGTAAATTTAGAAGAGTACATTACCATTCAACATATCGAATTAATGAACATCATTATTATGATTACAGGTTCGGTTGTTGGTATCGCATATATTACTGAGTTATGGGTAGCATGGTATTCAGGTGTAGAGTATGAGCAATACGCGTTCCTTAACCGTGCAACTGGTCCTTACTGGTGGTCATATTGGTTAATGATGACATGTAACGTAATTTCTCCGCAAGTTATGTGGTTCAAAAAAATACGTACATCAATCTTAGGATCATTCATTATATCAATTGTAGTAAATATTGGTATGTGGTTTGAACGTTTTGTAATCATTGTAACATCATTACACCGCGATTACTTACCATCATCATGGACAATGTTCCAACCAACGTTTGTAGATGCTGGTATTTATATTGGAACAATAGGTTTCTTCTTTGTATTATTCTTATTATATTCAAGAAGTTTCCCAGTTATTGCACAAGCAGAGGTTAAAACAATTTTAAAATCTTCAGGCGATAACCATAAAAGAGATAGAGAGAACGGTCACCATTCACATAATCATTAA